The following coding sequences are from one uncultured Bacteroides sp. window:
- a CDS encoding antitoxin HicB, whose protein sequence is MHDCVFCTDAGKNLSAYIEGALVITIGNDMRELEENMKEAIELYLEGNPNPCEVLSGEFDLKFKIDAATFINYYSNVFTKAALSRITGINERQLWHYAAGVHKPRRKQLEKIQKGIQSLSKELSAINLL, encoded by the coding sequence CTGCATGATTGTGTTTTTTGTACTGATGCGGGTAAGAACTTGAGTGCTTATATCGAGGGTGCTCTGGTAATTACTATAGGTAATGACATGCGTGAGCTTGAGGAGAATATGAAAGAGGCTATTGAGTTATACTTGGAAGGTAACCCAAACCCTTGTGAAGTTTTATCAGGTGAGTTTGATTTAAAGTTTAAGATTGATGCTGCTACTTTTATTAACTATTACAGCAATGTCTTTACCAAAGCCGCATTGAGCCGCATTACAGGGATCAATGAACGCCAATTGTGGCACTATGCAGCTGGAGTGCATAAACCTCGCAGAAAGCAATTGGAGAAGATCCAAAAAGGTATTCAGTCTTTGAGCAAAGAATTATCGGCTATAAATTTGCTTTAA
- a CDS encoding XRE family transcriptional regulator, with amino-acid sequence MAKIENEIEHDAICQRVEELLPMTDDNTPLTDPKLIELRVLSELVIEYEEEHYPIERS; translated from the coding sequence ATGGCTAAAATAGAGAATGAGATAGAACATGACGCCATTTGCCAAAGAGTAGAGGAACTTCTTCCTATGACAGATGATAATACTCCATTGACTGATCCGAAATTGATTGAATTGAGAGTTTTATCAGAATTGGTTATTGAGTATGAGGAGGAACATTATCCGATAGAGAGAAGTTAA
- a CDS encoding PhzF family phenazine biosynthesis protein — protein sequence MKEIEYYLVDVFTSLKYGGNQLAVFIDFKNEVSTEEMLNIAKELNFPEITFIKKNNNDEAFDVRIFTPEYEVPFAGHPSLGTAFVISKYILPKPKEKIILNLKHSNITVDLTSTNDIEKCTFVMEQDEPEFIGSYKHQEIADGLGIEFKALDRQKPIEEISTGLPYIIIPIISLEEITQIKLDARKVIDFLNQNKRYKTNSSTGLTTSLFFVTEETFEKSHHFNARMYCIENEKIIEDAATGSANGCFLAYLLKNRATEISAIVEQGFQMNRKSYISLAGELKNNKCTLKIGGQVVDVGKGKWKINKGN from the coding sequence ATGAAAGAAATAGAATATTATTTAGTAGATGTTTTCACCTCATTAAAATACGGAGGAAATCAACTCGCAGTTTTTATCGATTTCAAGAATGAAGTCTCTACCGAAGAGATGCTCAACATTGCAAAAGAGCTAAATTTTCCAGAAATAACATTCATCAAAAAAAACAATAACGATGAAGCATTTGATGTTCGAATTTTCACGCCTGAATATGAAGTGCCCTTCGCAGGTCATCCATCTTTAGGAACTGCTTTTGTTATTTCAAAATACATACTACCAAAACCTAAAGAAAAAATCATTTTAAATTTAAAGCATTCAAACATCACTGTTGATTTAACATCTACTAATGACATCGAGAAATGTACTTTTGTTATGGAGCAAGATGAACCGGAATTTATAGGTTCATATAAACATCAGGAAATTGCAGATGGACTTGGAATAGAATTTAAGGCTTTAGATAGGCAAAAGCCAATAGAAGAAATAAGTACAGGATTGCCCTATATTATTATCCCTATCATCAGTTTAGAAGAAATCACTCAAATAAAACTTGATGCTCGAAAAGTTATCGATTTTTTAAATCAAAATAAAAGATATAAAACCAATAGCTCAACCGGACTAACGACTTCTCTATTTTTTGTAACCGAAGAAACTTTTGAAAAATCACATCATTTCAATGCTAGAATGTATTGTATTGAAAATGAAAAGATAATAGAAGATGCTGCAACAGGGAGTGCTAATGGATGTTTTCTTGCGTACCTCTTAAAAAACAGGGCAACAGAAATTTCAGCAATAGTTGAACAAGGATTTCAAATGAATAGGAAGTCTTATATAAGTTTAGCTGGGGAGCTTAAAAACAATAAATGCACATTGAAAATTGGAGGACAAGTTGTTGATGTAGGGAAAGGGAAATGGAAAATAAATAAAGGCAATTAG
- a CDS encoding MATE family efflux transporter: MNYTYKQIWLINFPIMVSLFMEQLINFTDSIFLGHVSQIELGASALATMYYIAIYILGFGFSLGVQVLIARRNGEQRYEEVGKVFYQGLFFLSAFAVLMFILSKLFSPMILRMAISSDSVYQATMRYMEWRDYSYLFAFPLLAIRSFFIGTTNTKILTANSIVMVVCNILLNYVLIFGNAGFPQLGISGAAIGSSLAELIGLLFLVYYMWKHVNKKRYGLRATFDLNLSLHLLNISIWTMIRSFFCIAPWFLFFVVIEHLGECELAAANIVRSYSMLFFVIVNSFATTAISLVSNLIGAKQIASVMPLCRRIITLTYGIGLPLILLSFIFSENILELFTNNGAVITTALYPFYVMLSTFVISVPAYTCCNTVIGTGNTKVVFAFQMINMVIYLGYLYALSRYLHTPLAVYWTSEQLYALILLGLSLVYLKRNKWQNIKV, translated from the coding sequence ATGAATTATACATATAAACAAATTTGGCTCATCAACTTTCCTATAATGGTGAGCCTCTTCATGGAGCAATTGATCAATTTTACAGATTCCATCTTTCTCGGTCATGTCAGTCAGATAGAGTTAGGAGCTTCGGCACTGGCAACAATGTATTACATAGCCATCTATATTCTTGGTTTTGGATTTAGCCTTGGAGTACAAGTGCTTATAGCTAGGCGAAACGGAGAACAACGATATGAAGAGGTTGGCAAAGTGTTCTACCAAGGACTTTTCTTCTTGTCCGCTTTTGCTGTTTTAATGTTTATACTCTCCAAGCTATTTTCACCAATGATTCTCCGCATGGCAATATCATCCGATAGTGTTTATCAGGCTACGATGCGATATATGGAATGGCGAGATTACAGCTATCTGTTCGCTTTTCCATTGTTGGCCATTCGCTCTTTTTTCATTGGTACAACCAACACCAAGATTCTTACGGCCAACTCCATCGTTATGGTAGTATGCAACATATTGCTCAACTATGTACTCATTTTTGGGAATGCAGGATTTCCGCAACTGGGGATTAGTGGAGCTGCTATTGGCTCGTCACTTGCCGAACTTATAGGCTTGCTGTTTCTCGTTTACTACATGTGGAAGCATGTGAATAAGAAGCGCTACGGACTCCGTGCAACGTTCGACCTGAATTTATCACTTCATCTTCTAAACATCTCTATATGGACCATGATAAGATCTTTCTTTTGTATTGCTCCGTGGTTCCTTTTCTTTGTAGTGATTGAACATTTAGGTGAATGTGAACTTGCGGCAGCCAATATCGTAAGGAGTTACTCTATGCTCTTCTTTGTCATAGTTAACTCCTTTGCCACGACTGCCATTTCATTGGTTAGCAATCTTATCGGAGCGAAACAGATTGCAAGTGTGATGCCTCTTTGTCGACGTATCATAACATTAACGTATGGCATAGGACTCCCTCTGATCTTGCTCTCTTTCATTTTCTCCGAAAATATATTAGAGTTGTTTACCAATAATGGAGCAGTGATTACAACGGCTTTATATCCCTTTTACGTGATGCTCTCTACCTTTGTCATCTCCGTACCTGCTTACACATGTTGCAATACGGTGATCGGGACAGGTAACACAAAAGTCGTTTTTGCCTTTCAGATGATTAATATGGTTATCTATTTGGGTTATCTGTATGCATTATCCCGCTATCTTCATACCCCGCTAGCAGTATATTGGACTTCTGAGCAGTTATATGCCCTCATCCTCTTAGGTCTATCTCTGGTGTATCTTAAGAGAAATAAATGGCAAAACATAAAAGTATGA
- a CDS encoding nucleotidyltransferase domain-containing protein gives MDILELAKQNQQAAWKILENSGIISAWQRIGATVHLVGSLKSGLLAKNRDIDLHIYTDQLSIAESFSVMQRLAEDLSLIEIQYKNLIDTEEECIEWHALYKDEDSNCWKLDMIHIRKNSKYDGVVERATAAIMEHLTPEIRRTILQIKFDVPDGVMIPGIEIYHAVFEGGVCNYDELQQWRMTNPLTNSLDWLP, from the coding sequence ATGGATATTCTTGAATTAGCAAAACAGAATCAGCAGGCCGCATGGAAAATATTGGAAAATAGCGGCATTATTTCCGCATGGCAACGTATTGGGGCAACTGTTCATTTGGTTGGTTCTCTCAAATCGGGCTTATTGGCTAAAAACAGAGATATAGATCTTCATATTTATACGGATCAACTTAGTATTGCTGAGAGTTTCTCTGTCATGCAAAGATTGGCTGAAGACTTGTCGCTGATAGAAATTCAATATAAAAATTTGATTGATACGGAGGAGGAGTGTATTGAATGGCATGCGCTTTATAAAGATGAAGATTCAAATTGTTGGAAATTGGACATGATTCACATTCGTAAAAACTCGAAATACGATGGGGTAGTGGAGAGGGCGACTGCCGCTATAATGGAACATCTCACTCCTGAGATTCGAAGAACGATCCTTCAGATAAAGTTTGATGTACCGGACGGGGTAATGATTCCGGGCATAGAGATTTATCATGCCGTTTTTGAAGGAGGTGTTTGCAATTACGACGAGCTACAGCAGTGGCGCATGACGAATCCGTTGACGAACAGTTTGGACTGGTTACCATAA
- a CDS encoding helix-turn-helix domain-containing protein: MKELEDKILNTINDNQYIRLIESFLINCLNPFKEYNYKRMVTAINCINLCNEEFTVSRLAEKVCLSQKQLQRIFSEHVGASPKEFMRIVRFHKALYTLQNHPEMNFTTLAYECGYYDQAHMINEFKLFSGYTPAQYIALCSPYSDYFSL; this comes from the coding sequence TTGAAAGAGCTGGAAGATAAAATCCTTAATACTATTAATGACAATCAGTATATCCGCCTCATCGAATCTTTCTTAATCAATTGCTTGAATCCGTTCAAGGAATACAATTACAAACGAATGGTTACTGCTATTAACTGCATCAATTTATGCAATGAAGAGTTTACCGTATCTCGTCTTGCTGAAAAAGTATGCCTCAGCCAAAAGCAACTCCAACGAATATTTAGCGAACATGTGGGTGCCAGCCCCAAAGAATTCATGCGCATTGTACGCTTTCATAAAGCGCTCTATACATTGCAGAATCATCCGGAGATGAATTTCACGACTTTAGCCTACGAATGTGGATATTATGACCAAGCGCACATGATCAATGAATTCAAACTCTTTTCCGGCTACACACCGGCTCAGTACATAGCCCTTTGCTCTCCCTATTCTGACTACTTTTCTTTATAA
- a CDS encoding lipocalin family protein: MESTKKMTLFFILFFFCISCSDNEKTNYPAPTGTWEVVIYEGHDSKGRAFPIDGIPTQFTFKSDGTGISLMGISYENEYTFTWFLNRDMLSIKYANGNIETYQIIEYSENLIRLLQFNEKTNETISTNFIKNFGR; the protein is encoded by the coding sequence ATGGAAAGTACAAAAAAAATGACTTTGTTTTTTATTCTATTCTTTTTTTGCATCTCGTGCAGTGACAATGAGAAGACTAATTATCCAGCTCCAACAGGAACATGGGAAGTAGTTATATATGAAGGACATGACAGTAAAGGACGGGCATTCCCTATTGACGGAATACCGACCCAGTTTACATTCAAATCTGATGGAACAGGAATAAGTCTCATGGGAATAAGTTATGAAAACGAATATACGTTTACTTGGTTTCTAAACAGAGATATGCTAAGTATAAAGTACGCCAATGGAAATATAGAGACATATCAAATTATAGAATATTCTGAGAACTTAATAAGACTTTTACAGTTCAATGAAAAGACGAATGAAACTATAAGCACCAATTTTATTAAAAATTTCGGCAGATGA